A part of Loxodonta africana isolate mLoxAfr1 chromosome 11, mLoxAfr1.hap2, whole genome shotgun sequence genomic DNA contains:
- the ZNF526 gene encoding zinc finger protein 526 isoform X1, producing MGGVDSERSRTPRVEGRCQERPGSAGGAAFPTMAEVVVEMAEVAEVPTQVSPEVLETSTQMSGEVMEMSTQMSAEVTEMTPGEALASSLFFQHHQFMCSECGSLYNTLEEVLSHQEQHVPPATEEEALTTQDEGLGPGAEDGPFQCGECSQLILSPGELLAHQDAHLRESASQIQYQCGDCQELFPSPELWVAHRKAQHLSAAAAEPPAPPPPPPPPEVKMEPYECPECSTLCATPEEFLEHQGTHFDSLEKEERNGLEEEEQEEEDEEDEVETEDEEEEAAEVGDDAVGDTKSTASRAQDCGDCPQHWPSAGAHRQHRRASRGPASSAGHPFHCSQCQRSFSSANRLLAHGRAHVGGTHECTTCSKVFKKAASLEQHLQLHRGEARYLCVDCGRGFGTELTLVAHRRAHTANPLHRCRCGKTFSNMTKFLYHRRTHAGKSGAPHAAATAPPVPAEPSSPAPPPAPPAQLPCPQCSKSFASASRLSRHRRAVHGPPERRHRCGVCGKGFKKLVHVRNHLRTHTGERPFQCHSCGKTFASLANLSRHQLTHTGVRPYQCLDCGKRFTQSSNLQQHRRLHLRPVAFARAPRLSISGLYNKSPYYCGTCGRWFRAMAGLRLHQRVHARARTATLQPPRSPPSTPPLPPEPQQTIMCTELGETIAIIETSQPLALEDTLQLCQAALGASEASGLLQLDTTFV from the exons ATGGGAGGTGTAGATAGTGAGAGGTCTCGCACGCCTAGGGTGGAGGGTCGGTGTCAAGAGCGCCCGGGGTCTGCAGGAG GCGCTGCCTTCCCCACAATGGCGGAGGTGGTGGTAGAAATGGCAGAGGTGGCCGAGGTACCAACACAGGTGTCACCAGAGGTGCTGGAGACGTCGACACAAATGTCAGGGGAGGTGatggagatgtcaacacagatgTCAGCAGAGGTGACTGAGATGACACCTGGGGAGGCCCTTGCCTCGTCCCTCTTCTTCCAGCACCACCAGTTCATGTGCTCTGAGTGTGGCAGCCTCTACAACACACTGGAGGAGGTCCTCTCCCACCAGGAGCAGCATGTGCCCCCTGCCACAGAGGAGGAGGCGCTGACCACACAGGACGAGGGCCTGGGGCCAGGTGCTGAAGATGGACCTTTCCAGTGTGGTGAGTGTAGCCAACTCATCCTCTCCCCCGGCGAGCTTCTGGCCCACCAGGACGCCCACCTCCGGGAGTCTGCAAGCCAGATCCAGTACCAGTGTGGGGACTGCCAGGAGCTGTTCCCCTCGCCTGAGCTGTGGGTGGCTCATCGCAAGGCCCAGCACCTTTCTGCAGCAGCTGCAGAGCCTCCAGcaccacctcctccccctcctccacctGAAGTCAAGATGGAGCCCTATGAGTGTCCTGAGTGCTCGACCCTCTGTGCCACCCCTGAGGAGTTCCTGGAGCATCAGGGCACCCACTTTGACTCTCTTGAGAAAGAAGAGCGCAACGGGCTAGAAGAGGAGGAGCAAGAGGAGGAAGATGAAGAAGATGAAGTCGAGACAgaggatgaggaggaggaggcagcagAGGTTGGTGACGATGCTGTGGGGGACACTAAGTCCACAGCCAGCCGGGCCCAGGACTGTGGGGACTGTCCCCAACACTGGCCCTCAGCAGGGGCCCATCGGCAGCACCGGCGGGCATCTCGTGGCCCAGCGTCATCAGCGGGCCACCCCTTCCACTGCAGCCAGTGCCAGCGCAGCTTCAGCTCAGCAAAccggctgctggctcacgggcgGGCCCACGTAGGCGGCACACATGAGTGCACCACCTGCTCCAAGGTCTTCAAGAAAGCCGCCTCACTAGAGCAGCACCTACAGCTGCATCGTGGCGAAGCCCGCTACCTCTGTGTGGACTGCGGCCGCGGCTTTGGCACAGAACTCACACTGGTGGCCCACCGGCGGGCCCACACTGCCAACCCACTGCATCGCTGCCGCTGTGGCAAGACTTTCAGCAACATGACCAAGTTCCTCTACCACCGGCGCACACACGCTGGCAAGAGTGGTGCCCCCCACGCAGCAGCCACGGCACCTCCAGTTCCAGCAGAGCCATCGTCCCCTGCGccacccccagccccacctgcccagctgccctGCCCACAGTGCTCCAAGTCCTTTGCCTCTGCTTCCCGACTCTCCCGGCACCGCCGGGCGGTACACGGGCCCCCTGAGCGGCGGCACCGCTGCGGCGTTTGTGGCAAGGGCTTCAAGAAGCTGGTTCATGTGCGCAACCACCTGCGGACACACACGGGTGAGAGGCCCTTTCAGTGTCACTCGTGTGGCAAAACCTTTGCCTCTTTGGCCAACCTCAGCCGCCACCAGCTGACCCACACGGGCGTGCGTCCTTACCAGTGCCTGGACTGTGGCAAACGCTTCACGCAGAGCTCCAACCTGCAGCAGCACCGGCGGCTGCACCTTCGGCCGGTGGCCTTTGCCCGCGCCCCCCGCCTCTCCATCTCCGGGCTCTACAACAAGAGCCCCTACTACTGTGGGACCTGTGGTCGCTGGTTCCGCGCCATGGCTGGCCTGCGACTGCATCAGCGGGTCCATGCCCGAGCCCGGACTGCCACTCTCCAGCCGCCCAGATCACCACCCTCCACCCCGCCACTGCCCCCCGAGCCTCAGCAGACCATCATGTGCACAGAGCTGGGGGAGACCATTGCCATCATTGAGACGTCACAGCCTCTGGCCCTTGAGGACACACTGCAGCTGTGCCAGGCTGCACTGGGGGCCAGTGAGGCAAGCGGGCTACTGCAGCTGGACACGACCTTTGTGTGA
- the ZNF526 gene encoding zinc finger protein 526 isoform X2: MAEVVVEMAEVAEVPTQVSPEVLETSTQMSGEVMEMSTQMSAEVTEMTPGEALASSLFFQHHQFMCSECGSLYNTLEEVLSHQEQHVPPATEEEALTTQDEGLGPGAEDGPFQCGECSQLILSPGELLAHQDAHLRESASQIQYQCGDCQELFPSPELWVAHRKAQHLSAAAAEPPAPPPPPPPPEVKMEPYECPECSTLCATPEEFLEHQGTHFDSLEKEERNGLEEEEQEEEDEEDEVETEDEEEEAAEVGDDAVGDTKSTASRAQDCGDCPQHWPSAGAHRQHRRASRGPASSAGHPFHCSQCQRSFSSANRLLAHGRAHVGGTHECTTCSKVFKKAASLEQHLQLHRGEARYLCVDCGRGFGTELTLVAHRRAHTANPLHRCRCGKTFSNMTKFLYHRRTHAGKSGAPHAAATAPPVPAEPSSPAPPPAPPAQLPCPQCSKSFASASRLSRHRRAVHGPPERRHRCGVCGKGFKKLVHVRNHLRTHTGERPFQCHSCGKTFASLANLSRHQLTHTGVRPYQCLDCGKRFTQSSNLQQHRRLHLRPVAFARAPRLSISGLYNKSPYYCGTCGRWFRAMAGLRLHQRVHARARTATLQPPRSPPSTPPLPPEPQQTIMCTELGETIAIIETSQPLALEDTLQLCQAALGASEASGLLQLDTTFV, translated from the coding sequence ATGGCGGAGGTGGTGGTAGAAATGGCAGAGGTGGCCGAGGTACCAACACAGGTGTCACCAGAGGTGCTGGAGACGTCGACACAAATGTCAGGGGAGGTGatggagatgtcaacacagatgTCAGCAGAGGTGACTGAGATGACACCTGGGGAGGCCCTTGCCTCGTCCCTCTTCTTCCAGCACCACCAGTTCATGTGCTCTGAGTGTGGCAGCCTCTACAACACACTGGAGGAGGTCCTCTCCCACCAGGAGCAGCATGTGCCCCCTGCCACAGAGGAGGAGGCGCTGACCACACAGGACGAGGGCCTGGGGCCAGGTGCTGAAGATGGACCTTTCCAGTGTGGTGAGTGTAGCCAACTCATCCTCTCCCCCGGCGAGCTTCTGGCCCACCAGGACGCCCACCTCCGGGAGTCTGCAAGCCAGATCCAGTACCAGTGTGGGGACTGCCAGGAGCTGTTCCCCTCGCCTGAGCTGTGGGTGGCTCATCGCAAGGCCCAGCACCTTTCTGCAGCAGCTGCAGAGCCTCCAGcaccacctcctccccctcctccacctGAAGTCAAGATGGAGCCCTATGAGTGTCCTGAGTGCTCGACCCTCTGTGCCACCCCTGAGGAGTTCCTGGAGCATCAGGGCACCCACTTTGACTCTCTTGAGAAAGAAGAGCGCAACGGGCTAGAAGAGGAGGAGCAAGAGGAGGAAGATGAAGAAGATGAAGTCGAGACAgaggatgaggaggaggaggcagcagAGGTTGGTGACGATGCTGTGGGGGACACTAAGTCCACAGCCAGCCGGGCCCAGGACTGTGGGGACTGTCCCCAACACTGGCCCTCAGCAGGGGCCCATCGGCAGCACCGGCGGGCATCTCGTGGCCCAGCGTCATCAGCGGGCCACCCCTTCCACTGCAGCCAGTGCCAGCGCAGCTTCAGCTCAGCAAAccggctgctggctcacgggcgGGCCCACGTAGGCGGCACACATGAGTGCACCACCTGCTCCAAGGTCTTCAAGAAAGCCGCCTCACTAGAGCAGCACCTACAGCTGCATCGTGGCGAAGCCCGCTACCTCTGTGTGGACTGCGGCCGCGGCTTTGGCACAGAACTCACACTGGTGGCCCACCGGCGGGCCCACACTGCCAACCCACTGCATCGCTGCCGCTGTGGCAAGACTTTCAGCAACATGACCAAGTTCCTCTACCACCGGCGCACACACGCTGGCAAGAGTGGTGCCCCCCACGCAGCAGCCACGGCACCTCCAGTTCCAGCAGAGCCATCGTCCCCTGCGccacccccagccccacctgcccagctgccctGCCCACAGTGCTCCAAGTCCTTTGCCTCTGCTTCCCGACTCTCCCGGCACCGCCGGGCGGTACACGGGCCCCCTGAGCGGCGGCACCGCTGCGGCGTTTGTGGCAAGGGCTTCAAGAAGCTGGTTCATGTGCGCAACCACCTGCGGACACACACGGGTGAGAGGCCCTTTCAGTGTCACTCGTGTGGCAAAACCTTTGCCTCTTTGGCCAACCTCAGCCGCCACCAGCTGACCCACACGGGCGTGCGTCCTTACCAGTGCCTGGACTGTGGCAAACGCTTCACGCAGAGCTCCAACCTGCAGCAGCACCGGCGGCTGCACCTTCGGCCGGTGGCCTTTGCCCGCGCCCCCCGCCTCTCCATCTCCGGGCTCTACAACAAGAGCCCCTACTACTGTGGGACCTGTGGTCGCTGGTTCCGCGCCATGGCTGGCCTGCGACTGCATCAGCGGGTCCATGCCCGAGCCCGGACTGCCACTCTCCAGCCGCCCAGATCACCACCCTCCACCCCGCCACTGCCCCCCGAGCCTCAGCAGACCATCATGTGCACAGAGCTGGGGGAGACCATTGCCATCATTGAGACGTCACAGCCTCTGGCCCTTGAGGACACACTGCAGCTGTGCCAGGCTGCACTGGGGGCCAGTGAGGCAAGCGGGCTACTGCAGCTGGACACGACCTTTGTGTGA